The proteins below are encoded in one region of Salvelinus alpinus chromosome 27, SLU_Salpinus.1, whole genome shotgun sequence:
- the LOC139556023 gene encoding tumor necrosis factor alpha-induced protein 2-like isoform X1: MKFSALHILPRRPRKIKEEMGAVGHDLVAATVNLSPAMEGSPKTVHERFRHKLKMPKILGFVPSPRSPKPIAESNPPQTEVVLDFMENLKENRLVEACQQLLLREDKLFGQETITVEGLGQVCNEDDKDTLQKDYETLLLHLWMAVHTTFSSTPSGEHLEILRSAVETITLLEEKDQQWEGRPEGSSEAPVWRPHQSRRTHDTLLEKMVESRMRNAAVEEDNISVSSVDSLSTTMKREVCRMGKCLKEDVLRIASDVRDCYPLDFDVCNLYVRLYHQKFSARLTELARSGLDVDDCNYLLCWVNNYYPNDILKHKDLEGHINMESLGALLSEKDLTTLEEQYLLQKESQLRTWFSNALSKEEEGWLSGKSPELIDGYCFCPLAIDIIQAVDGAMREARTILGSEAKAQRILRQLDSFLISYKRSLEEFVKGRRENTQAVVKANLVNIEQFRDFIVRREESIPEETKTSCMSTLADLRDCGYGYFTGPIHEELRVQYHRLWTQTWFTGGQMVLDEVLGTLDRHMQQFTDLKPICMEELLGRLHMEMMVEYVKRMMKRKMRLKNKEQQEAAAKLLAEDSSKLSTYFTEAGSKISWLSEVLPKMAEVVRLQDPGSIQLEIVTLARDFPDLSWRQISALLSLKANLSTADVRGIKESLEVNRPTVISSNTNPPFFSKIPAGTFWHMPS; the protein is encoded by the exons ATGAAGTTTTCTGCTCTCCACATACTACCCAGAAGACCGAGGAAGATTAAAG AGGAAATGGGTGCGGTTGGACACGACTTGGTGGCAGCGACTGTTAATCTATCACCTGCAATGGAGGGCAGTCCCAAAACAGTACATGAGAGGTTTAGGCATAAACTGAAAATGCCCAAAATACTAGGCTTTGTGCCAAGTCCACGGAGCCCCAAACCCATAGCGGAGAGCAATCCTCCTCAAACAG AGGTGGTTTTGGACTTTATGGAGAACCTGAAGGAAAATCGCTTGGTGGAGGCATGCCAGCAGTTGCTCTTGCGAGAGGACAAGCTCTTTGGCCAAGAAACCATAACGGTAGAGGGGTTGGGTCAGGTTTGCAACGAGGACGATAAAGACACGCTCCAAAAAGACTATGAAACCCTGCTGCTCCACTTATGGATGGCAGTTCACACCACCTTTAGTTCCACACCCTCAGGTGAACACCTAGAGATACTTCGGAGTGCGGTGGAAACCATAACGCTGCTGGAAGAGAAGGACCAGCAATGGGAAGGGCGGCCCGAGGGCAGCAGCGAGGCCCCCGTGTGGCGGCCACACCAGTCCCGGCGCACCCACGACACCCTGCTTGAAAAAATGGTGGAATCTCGAATGAGGAATGCGGCAGTGGAGGAGGACAATATTAGCGTTAGCAGTGTGGACAGCCTGTCAACGACCATGAAAAGGGAGGTATGTAGGATGGGCAAGTGTCTGAAGGAGGACGTTCTCAGGATTGCAAGTGATGTGAGGGACTGCTACCCCCTAGACTTTGACGTGTGCAACTTGTACGTGAGACTTTACCATCAGAAGTTCTCAGCAAGGTTAACGGAACTGGCCCGCTCTGGGCTCGATGTGGATGACTGTAACTACCTCCTCTGCTGGGTGAATAATTACTATCCAAA TGACATCTTAAAACACAAAGACCTTGAGGGGCACATCAACATGGAGTCTTTGGGAGCTCTTTTATCTGAGAAGGATCTCACAACATTGGAGGAGCAGTATCTACTACAAAAAGAG AGTCAACTCAGGACCTGGTTCTCCAATGCTCTCAGtaaggaggaggagggttggcTCAGTGGAAAGAGTCCAGAACTCATTGACGGGTACTGCTTCTGTCCTCTGGCCATTGACATCATACAG GCTGTTGATGGGGCCATGAGAGAGGCCAGGACTATTCTGGGCAGTGAGGCTAAAGCCCAGAGAATCCTGCGTCAGCTGGACAGCTTCTTGATAAG CTATAAGAGATCTCTTGAAGAATTTGTGAAGGGAAGACGGGAGAACACTCAGGCAGTCGTGAAAGCTAACCTGGTTAACATTGAACAATTCAG AGACTTCATAGTGAGAAGAGAGGAGTCAATCCCAGAAGAGACCAAGACAAGCTGTATGTCCACATTGGCAGACCTGAGAGACTGTGGCTACGGATACTTCACCGGCCCCATACATGAGGAGCTCAGG GTGCAGTACCATAGGCTGTGGACGCAGACCTGGTTTACTGGGGGTCAGATGGTACTGGATGAAGTTCTGGGGACACTGGACAGACACATGCAGCAATTCACAGACCTCAAACCCATCTGTATGGAG gagctgcTGGGCCGGCTCCACATGGAGATGATGGTGGAGTATGTGAAGAGGATGATGAAGAGGAAGATGAGGCTGAAGAACAAGGAGCAGCAGGAGGCAGCAGCCAAATTACTGGCTGAAGACAGCAGCAAACTGAGCACCTACTTTACTGAAGCG GGTTCCAAAATAAGCTGGCTGAGTGAGGTCCTCCCTAAAATGGCGGAGGTGGTCAGACTGCAGGACCCAGGAAGCATCCAGCTGGAGATCGTCACCCTGGCTAGGGACTTCCCAGACCttag TTGGAGGCAGATCTCGGCCCTGCTCTCCCTCAAAGCCAACCTATCCACTGCTGATGTCCGCGGCATCAAAGAGAGCCTGGAAGTGAACCGTCCTACAGTCATCTCCTCCAATACCAACCCACCATTCTTTTCCAAGATTCCAGCAGGCACATTTTGGCACATGCCATCTTAA
- the LOC139556023 gene encoding tumor necrosis factor alpha-induced protein 2-like isoform X2, which produces MKEEMGAVGHDLVAATVNLSPAMEGSPKTVHERFRHKLKMPKILGFVPSPRSPKPIAESNPPQTEVVLDFMENLKENRLVEACQQLLLREDKLFGQETITVEGLGQVCNEDDKDTLQKDYETLLLHLWMAVHTTFSSTPSGEHLEILRSAVETITLLEEKDQQWEGRPEGSSEAPVWRPHQSRRTHDTLLEKMVESRMRNAAVEEDNISVSSVDSLSTTMKREVCRMGKCLKEDVLRIASDVRDCYPLDFDVCNLYVRLYHQKFSARLTELARSGLDVDDCNYLLCWVNNYYPNDILKHKDLEGHINMESLGALLSEKDLTTLEEQYLLQKESQLRTWFSNALSKEEEGWLSGKSPELIDGYCFCPLAIDIIQAVDGAMREARTILGSEAKAQRILRQLDSFLISYKRSLEEFVKGRRENTQAVVKANLVNIEQFRDFIVRREESIPEETKTSCMSTLADLRDCGYGYFTGPIHEELRVQYHRLWTQTWFTGGQMVLDEVLGTLDRHMQQFTDLKPICMEELLGRLHMEMMVEYVKRMMKRKMRLKNKEQQEAAAKLLAEDSSKLSTYFTEAGSKISWLSEVLPKMAEVVRLQDPGSIQLEIVTLARDFPDLSWRQISALLSLKANLSTADVRGIKESLEVNRPTVISSNTNPPFFSKIPAGTFWHMPS; this is translated from the exons ATGAAAG AGGAAATGGGTGCGGTTGGACACGACTTGGTGGCAGCGACTGTTAATCTATCACCTGCAATGGAGGGCAGTCCCAAAACAGTACATGAGAGGTTTAGGCATAAACTGAAAATGCCCAAAATACTAGGCTTTGTGCCAAGTCCACGGAGCCCCAAACCCATAGCGGAGAGCAATCCTCCTCAAACAG AGGTGGTTTTGGACTTTATGGAGAACCTGAAGGAAAATCGCTTGGTGGAGGCATGCCAGCAGTTGCTCTTGCGAGAGGACAAGCTCTTTGGCCAAGAAACCATAACGGTAGAGGGGTTGGGTCAGGTTTGCAACGAGGACGATAAAGACACGCTCCAAAAAGACTATGAAACCCTGCTGCTCCACTTATGGATGGCAGTTCACACCACCTTTAGTTCCACACCCTCAGGTGAACACCTAGAGATACTTCGGAGTGCGGTGGAAACCATAACGCTGCTGGAAGAGAAGGACCAGCAATGGGAAGGGCGGCCCGAGGGCAGCAGCGAGGCCCCCGTGTGGCGGCCACACCAGTCCCGGCGCACCCACGACACCCTGCTTGAAAAAATGGTGGAATCTCGAATGAGGAATGCGGCAGTGGAGGAGGACAATATTAGCGTTAGCAGTGTGGACAGCCTGTCAACGACCATGAAAAGGGAGGTATGTAGGATGGGCAAGTGTCTGAAGGAGGACGTTCTCAGGATTGCAAGTGATGTGAGGGACTGCTACCCCCTAGACTTTGACGTGTGCAACTTGTACGTGAGACTTTACCATCAGAAGTTCTCAGCAAGGTTAACGGAACTGGCCCGCTCTGGGCTCGATGTGGATGACTGTAACTACCTCCTCTGCTGGGTGAATAATTACTATCCAAA TGACATCTTAAAACACAAAGACCTTGAGGGGCACATCAACATGGAGTCTTTGGGAGCTCTTTTATCTGAGAAGGATCTCACAACATTGGAGGAGCAGTATCTACTACAAAAAGAG AGTCAACTCAGGACCTGGTTCTCCAATGCTCTCAGtaaggaggaggagggttggcTCAGTGGAAAGAGTCCAGAACTCATTGACGGGTACTGCTTCTGTCCTCTGGCCATTGACATCATACAG GCTGTTGATGGGGCCATGAGAGAGGCCAGGACTATTCTGGGCAGTGAGGCTAAAGCCCAGAGAATCCTGCGTCAGCTGGACAGCTTCTTGATAAG CTATAAGAGATCTCTTGAAGAATTTGTGAAGGGAAGACGGGAGAACACTCAGGCAGTCGTGAAAGCTAACCTGGTTAACATTGAACAATTCAG AGACTTCATAGTGAGAAGAGAGGAGTCAATCCCAGAAGAGACCAAGACAAGCTGTATGTCCACATTGGCAGACCTGAGAGACTGTGGCTACGGATACTTCACCGGCCCCATACATGAGGAGCTCAGG GTGCAGTACCATAGGCTGTGGACGCAGACCTGGTTTACTGGGGGTCAGATGGTACTGGATGAAGTTCTGGGGACACTGGACAGACACATGCAGCAATTCACAGACCTCAAACCCATCTGTATGGAG gagctgcTGGGCCGGCTCCACATGGAGATGATGGTGGAGTATGTGAAGAGGATGATGAAGAGGAAGATGAGGCTGAAGAACAAGGAGCAGCAGGAGGCAGCAGCCAAATTACTGGCTGAAGACAGCAGCAAACTGAGCACCTACTTTACTGAAGCG GGTTCCAAAATAAGCTGGCTGAGTGAGGTCCTCCCTAAAATGGCGGAGGTGGTCAGACTGCAGGACCCAGGAAGCATCCAGCTGGAGATCGTCACCCTGGCTAGGGACTTCCCAGACCttag TTGGAGGCAGATCTCGGCCCTGCTCTCCCTCAAAGCCAACCTATCCACTGCTGATGTCCGCGGCATCAAAGAGAGCCTGGAAGTGAACCGTCCTACAGTCATCTCCTCCAATACCAACCCACCATTCTTTTCCAAGATTCCAGCAGGCACATTTTGGCACATGCCATCTTAA